A region of Antedon mediterranea chromosome 8, ecAntMedi1.1, whole genome shotgun sequence DNA encodes the following proteins:
- the LOC140056305 gene encoding uncharacterized protein: MSNVTWYKHVEGKENKMLTSINSLDSTSRYQCGYVNESSAYLEIRNVESGDEGNYICEVEFKETEQHKIHKVHKIHRCSGRLTVQDPVLKMKEIVRSIEGENLKIPFTTSPIQRSIKEFIFYKYESDKWKKLADDSFTVFGRFKVKFSKKEQAGYLEISKVEKSDAGDFLCECVTEGKDSEIHSATSRLVVDCFLDMDDSFATSVGGKASLTCKYKIKDKDIVVSWYKKTNSVKKLIWSSDKSKQKKIFKEVQERCNVTFDGNGSCLEFVKVELVDAGQYICELTQIGIINKLLHTRASSLCVQLDVFAAVDKEPRNIYRYPAVICINSHFFVFCEQKSDLIMRRGKINIKRLIKWEKPRVILHEKDNRIHNLVPIVTDKNNGKVIIMCVRENKNTKERKIMMMESDDNGEKWKGPNDVQLDLASFPVDSLSLGDGVCLNSGKLVIAGILKLKNDQRRLFVMTSDDNGDIWTTDVKPPDAPPDATLGEHIQVVEYAKDQVYISCSLEGSKQCFHIYSDKGQIEDANPEYQGGIVRLPAKKDDFFQIAMASHGNETNKDLTLHLSEDGCKTWSQLCTLGAVNAEESDLAYYSVKEGKEEAEGIVCVYSYGSETKGYTIGMQLISDKKIMLK; this comes from the exons ATGTCCAATGTGACATGGTATAAGCATGTTGAAGGTAAAGAAAACAAGATGCTGACATCAATAAATTCACTTGATTCAACATCACGCTATCAATGTGGATATGTCAATGAAAGCAGTGCATATCTTGAGATCAGGAATGTTGAATCTGGAGATGAAGGAAATTACATATGTGAAGTTGAATTTAAAGAAACGGAGCAACACAAAATACACAAAGTACACAAAATACACAGGTGTTCTGGAAGGTTAACAGTTCAAG ATCcagttttaaaaatgaaagaaattgtACGGTCTATTGAAGGAGAAAACCTTAAGATTCCTTTTACTACATCACCAATACAAAGATCAATTAAAGAgtttattttctataaatatgAATCTGATAAATGGAAGAAACTTGCTGATGATAGTTTCACAGTTTTTGGCAgatttaaagttaaatttagTAAGAAAGAGCAGGCAGGTTATCTTGAAATTTCTAAGGTTGAAAAATCTGATGCTGGTGACTTCCTTTGTGAATGTGTGACAGAAGGAAAGGATAGTGAAATCCACTCGGCAACAAGCAGATTAGTTGTGGATTGCT TTTTAGACATGGATGATAGTTTTGCAACATCAGTTGGAGGAAAAGCTTCTTTAACttgcaaatataaaataaaggatAAAGATATTGTCGTCAGTTGGTATAAGAAGACTAATTCAGTAAAAAAATTGATATGGTCTTCTGATAAATCAAAACAGAAGAAAATATTCAAAGAAGTACAAGAAAGATGCAATGTAACTTTTGATGGTAATGGGTCCTGCTTAGAGTTTGTGAAAGTGGAATTAGTTGATGCTGGACAGTACATTTGTGAACTTACACAGATTggtattataaataaactattacaTACAAGAGCATCGAGCCTGTGTGTACAAT TGGATGTGTTTGCTGCAGTTGATAAGGAACCAAGAAACATTTACAG atatcCTGCAGTGATCTGTATAAATTctcatttttttgtcttttgtgagCAAAAATCAGATTTAATTATGAGAAGAGGAAAGATAAACATAAAGAGGTTGATTAAATGGGAAAAACCAAGAGTGATTTTACATGAGAAGGATAATAG AATTCACAATCTAGTACCAATTGTGACCGATAAGAACAATGGAAAGGTAATTATCATGTGTGttagagaaaataaaaacacaaaagagaggaagataatgatgatggaaTCTGATGATAATGGAGAGAAATGGAAAGGACCAAATGATGTACAACTAGATTTGGCAAGCTTTCCAGTAGATAGTCTAA GTTTAGGTGATGGTGTATGCTTAAATTCTGGAAAATTGGTTATTGCAGGAATTTTGAAGCTGAAAAATGATCAGC GAAGACTATTTGTAATGACAAGTGATGATAATGGTGACATCTGGACAACAGATGTTAAACCACCAGATGCTCCACCAGATGCTACCTTAGGTGAACATATACAA gttgttgaatatgctaagGATCAGGTTTACATCAGCTGTTCATTGGAGGGCTCTAAGCAGTGTTTCCATATATACAGTGATAAAGGCCAGATTGAAGATGCAAATCCAGAATACCAG GGTGGTATTGTACGTTTACCAGCCAAGAAAGATGACTTCTTCCAAATAGCAATGGCAAGTCATGGAAATGAAACAAATAAGGATCTTACACTTCACCTAAGTGAAGATGGTTGTAAAACCTGGTCTCAGTTGTGTACACTAGGTGCAGTGAATGCAGAAGAATCTGACCTAGCTTACTACAGTGTAAAAGAAGGGAAAGAAGAAGCAGAGGGAATAGTATGTGTTTACAGTTATGGTTCAGAAACAAAGGGCTATACCATTGGAATGCAGTTGATTTCTGacaaaaaaattatgttaaaataa